The sequence GCAACAGGCTGTCCGCATCCGTCTCGCGGTAGCGGGCATCCAGCGACAGCGCGCACAGCAGCGTGGCATCCGACACCTCATGCGACAGCGACAGCGTCTGCACTTCGTGGCGCACGTTGAGCTGCTGCGAGGCGTGGATCAGCGTCTCCTGACGATAGGTGTAGTAGGCCTCCCGCGCGCCAGCCTCGGCGCGCAGTGAGGCGGTACCGACCACTTCACCGGTATCGAGATCTTCCAGCACGAAGCAGTAGATCTCGTCCCCCGGGAAGTCGATCTCGGCACGAAGGCTCCGCTGGGAGCGCAGAATGCGCTCCTCGAGGCGGTCACGATGTGCCGGTAGATTGGTCAGGCGCGGCGTGGCCGTGGCCGCGAGCCGCTCGAGAGCGAGCAGATCGCGGCTTTCGGCAGGCCGCACCACCAGCATCGGGGCACTGCTCATGGCGCTGCTCATGCAGATGCAGAGGTGGCGACGAAGTTCGCCACGGCGCGGTCGAGCTTGTCGAGACCGCTCTGGATTTCCTCTTCGCTGATCACCAGCGACGGCGCCAGACGCAGCACGTCAGGACCGGCGATCAACACCATCAGACCTTCCTCCATCGCCAGGTTGAGAATGTCCTTGGCACGCCCTGCGTAGTCCGGCGCCATCTGGGCACCGATCAACAGACCCATGCCGCGCACTTCCTTGAAGACACCGTGACGCTTGGCGATGCCTTCCAGACCGTTGCGCAGCAACTCGTGGCGGTGGGCGACGCCCTCGAGCACTTCCGGCGTGTCGATGGTCTCGAGCGCCGCCAGACCCACGGCACACGCCAGCGGGTTGCCGCCATAGGTGGAACCGTGAGTGCCGATGGCCATGGCCGGTGCGATGCGATCGGTGGTCAGCATGGCGCCCAGCGGGAAGCCGCCGCCGATGCCCTTGGCGGTGGTCAGGATGTCCGGCACCACACCGAAGTGCTGGTAGGCGTACAGGTGGCCGGTACGCCCGGCACCGCTCTGGACTTCATCGAAGATCAGCAGCGCATCGTGCTGGTCGCACAGTTCACGCAGTCCTTCGAGGAAGGCCTGCTCGCCCGGGATGATGCCGCCCTCGCCCTGCAGCGGCTCGACGATGATCGCGCAGGTGTCATCGCCCATCAGCTCGCGCACGGAGTCGAGATTGTTGAATTCGGCGTGCTGGATACCGCCCGGAATCGGTCCGAAGCCCTGGGAATACTTGGGCTGACCACCGACGCTGACGGTGAAGAAGGTGCGGCCATGGAAGGACTGACGGAAGGAGATGATCTTGTCCTTCTTCTCGCCATGGGTGTCGTGGGCGAAACGACGCGCCAGCTTGAGGGCGGCCTCGTTGGCCTCACCACCGGAGGAGCAGAAGTAGACCTTGTCGGCGAAGGTGCGCTCGGTCAGCGCCTTGGCCAGCGCCAGTGCCGGCTCGTTGGTGTAGACATTGGACAGGTGCCAGACCTTGTCGGCCTGGTCCTTGAGCGCCTTGACCAGCGCCGGGTGGCAGTGACCCAGCGAGGTGACGGCGATGCCACCGGCGAAGTCGATGTACTCGCGACCTTCCTGATCCCACAGACGGCTACCCTCGCCGCGTACCGGAATGGCAGCCTGGGGTGCGTAGTTGGGCACCATGGCATGGTCGAAATCGGCACGGGTCAGCTGGGTCATCGTCTCTTCCTCATCGCGGGGTCTTGGCGTGGCCGGCCGATGATCGGCAAGCCACGGGTCATGACACTCGAGTATAGGGAGGCAAGATGACAAAGACTTTCAGCGAAAGGACGACGACTTATGTCAGGAGGCGACTTTTGTCATCCAGGGAAGGTGTCAGGCCTGCAGCATGAGACGTTCGTCGCGGGGGCTGCGCCCGAAATGGTTGCGAAACGCCGTGGAGAAGTGAGCGGCGCTGGAAAAGCCGGTGGCCAGCGCGATCTCGCCGATCGGTTGATCACTCTCGCGCAGTAGCTGGCGCGAACGCGCCAA comes from bacterium Scap17 and encodes:
- a CDS encoding aspartate aminotransferase family protein produces the protein MTQLTRADFDHAMVPNYAPQAAIPVRGEGSRLWDQEGREYIDFAGGIAVTSLGHCHPALVKALKDQADKVWHLSNVYTNEPALALAKALTERTFADKVYFCSSGGEANEAALKLARRFAHDTHGEKKDKIISFRQSFHGRTFFTVSVGGQPKYSQGFGPIPGGIQHAEFNNLDSVRELMGDDTCAIIVEPLQGEGGIIPGEQAFLEGLRELCDQHDALLIFDEVQSGAGRTGHLYAYQHFGVVPDILTTAKGIGGGFPLGAMLTTDRIAPAMAIGTHGSTYGGNPLACAVGLAALETIDTPEVLEGVAHRHELLRNGLEGIAKRHGVFKEVRGMGLLIGAQMAPDYAGRAKDILNLAMEEGLMVLIAGPDVLRLAPSLVISEEEIQSGLDKLDRAVANFVATSASA